From the genome of Nicotiana sylvestris chromosome 1, ASM39365v2, whole genome shotgun sequence:
gttttgtaaaattaaaaacgcttataagttaagtgcttataagccaaaaataaatcaaaagtcataagttggtctcctccagcttatcaaatttcagcttataagcactttaagtttgaccaaaatatttactattctatccctaaaatacttttttttaaaacaaaactttcATATACTCCATTTTTCAGCTACATATTATTAATTTCAACACTTTTATTTAAACacataactgcttattttttaaattaatttgagCATTTAAAAAAGATACTTTTCATCACACCTAATGGTTATCATGCTTATTTATCAGGTACCCTAAATcaaaatcagctaagccaaacgggctctaCATTGAAAGGGCCAAATTTCTGTCGCTTTTTTCCTCTCTAGGGTTCATAGAGAGTGGTCGCATTCAGTTCCCGAGATGATTATGAGGAAATCCATTATTAGTTTTACTATTCGGGTACGCAATTCGACCTATCAAATATCCGGGGAAAGGTAATTTGTTGGTATTTTCTGCTTTCTAATCGAAAGAGATAATGGAAACATCAACAAGTAAAGCTAAGATTTGCGGCAGTACAAGTAAAGGGATCGATAGAATAAGCGCTTTACCAGATGATGTACTCCACAACATCCTTTCATCTCTATTTATTTTTGATGTGGTTCAGTTGAGTGTACTGTCTAAAAGATGGAAATACATATGGACTACTATGCCTTACTTGCACtttgattttgataaattttattcaGAACGGCTCAAACGGCTTTGTAATATGGAAATGACTGAGAAATTCAAAGATTTTATCAATTGGGTCTTAATTTCCCAAAGGGCAACTATCTTGTCCGTTTTGTTCTCATTGTCGATATCTACGGTATCTTTGATAAAGTAGATATTTTTCGGTGGATTCATGCTACAACAAGGCGAAATGTTCAAGAACTTTTGTTAGAATTTTGTCTTGATGAGCCATTTGAGTTACCATATTGTGTTGCATCTTGTGAATCTTTGCAAGTTTTAAAGCTAAACTTGTCTGGGGACATACTCAAACTGCCTAATCATTTGGGATTTTGTCAACTGAAATTGCTCCATCTTGAGAACGTGGAGTTATCAGACCAGCAATTGACAAATTGTTTGTTCTCAAAATGTCACCTCCTCGAAAATTTGATTTTACACGAATGTAGTTTAGGAGCCATGACACTACTTGATATTGCTTCAACATCTCTTATTTATGTTACTTTTGGAACTGACTATTATAATGTGGAGAGTTATGGCGATTGTGAAGTCAAAATTTGTTGCCCCAATCTCAAGTTCTTAAAATATAAAGCTCCAATGCCAAAGGATATAATCTTTGAGAATCTGTTTTCAATAGAAGATGTTCGTATCGTCTTTACTGATAGGATCCGCTCACTTGAAGAAACTGGTATACTCGTGCATAAGATGATCAAAGAGGTTCCTTCTACATCAGTTTTGAAGCTATGCAAGGCTTCCTTTTCGGTAAGCTTATCTCTTTAGCTTAACTAGAAAAGGAATATTGGAGTACTGAAAAGATATACAACGTAATTACATTTTTTGAATACTTAACTATATATTTTTTGACATAGAGTCTGACTACTTATTAAAAGTATATTTACTGTctaagtatttatttaaaaaaatacagTCAGTATTCTAAGTCGTCTGGGGAACTTGTCGGTAGCTTTTCATATTAGTCTCTTAACCAATAAATTTTTCACTTCTTACTTTCTTAGTTATcgggaaaaaaaaaatattcttattTGCTGCTGCAGGGTCTGTATGAAGCGAATCAAAAGGAAGACTCTCTCGCGTCTCCTTTTATAAGCTGAAGTCCTTAAAACTGAAAGTGGGAATTGATGAAGATGTTATGCAAGTCATGATGTTATTGCTCAAATATTCTCCTAATCTGGAGGTTCTAAAATTGTGGTCCGAGGTAAAGCTCTTCATCCTTTCCCGAAATCTGCGTAAAAATTCTGTTTCTTTTATATGGTAGTTGGTCGTAAGGACTTGTAAGTTTTGTAAAACTAGAAGTTGATTAACATGAAAGGATTCTTTCAATAACTGAAGGTGGTGAATTTACGCTTGAAAACTGACGTCACTAAACTTTCCAAGGAAAAGTTCACTGATAATTGCAATGTCATTGTAACAATGCTAAACTGTGAATATATATTCGAGTAAAGCAGAATCTAACAAGCAAAATTCCTCTTACCTAAATGATAAATATGCCACAATGAAAGAGGTAGACATGACTAGTCAAGAGTTTTAACTTTTAACATCCACCTTGGGAATTGGCTGCTAGAATTGTTTACTCATGCCATTGATTTAATCATGTATGCTGCATGAATTTAATGGTAAAATGGATTTGAACCGTGAATTCCAGTGGGGAAAGTTTAAGAAGTACTGAGATGATGCTACAACTTTAAGGAGCATTAAGTTAATAAATGAAGGAGAAATTGTAAACGTGGCCCTGAATGATACCTTGTTAAAAAAAATTGCCAACAACCGTATACTCTAACTTTGGTTCTAAGCTGAGGTTTACCGGAGAGGGAGCTTACCCGTAGTTCATTTCCCTCGTAAAAGAAAGATGCATAATTGACAGATTCTGAAATCAACTCAATTCGAAGCTAGAACTCTGGAGATGTGTGTTTCAAATCTTCTCATGCGCAAGCAATGTGGTCTAAAGGGAGCATTAGTATAAATTCACTTGGCTTAATGAGGGGATTGCTAGTTTAGATGACCTGAGATGAGCAAGATGTTCGTTAGATGGATGGCATGGTTTGAATAGCAGGTACCATACTCTGAAATACTAACAGATCACTGGAACTTTTAATGCATCTGTGATGCCTAGGGGGGAAATAAAAATTCCAAAGAGAAGGAAATGGCTCAAAACATTTTGGAAGTGAATCTTGTTTGACATTTTCACTTGTAATGGAGGAAAATGGTTGCTTACGCTGCTGAATGATTGGTTAttgttatttgttgttgtttcaATATAAGTGTTTACTATTCTCGATCAAGTGGTTACTGGTTTCTCCTCTGACTCTCAACTGTCTGCTAGGATGAATTCTGGAGTGTGAATTGGAAGCTGCATGATCCTGATGAAAGCATTGTATGCTTGGAATCTCATCTAAAGTCAATTCAGTTGAATGGTTTCAAAGGTCAACAAAACGAGATAGAACTACTAAGGTTTTTTCTGAAGAATGCACAAGTTTTGGAAAAGCTGACGATTGTTTGGGACGAGTATGCTTCTAAATCAGAAAAGGCATCAGTTGAGGTTTTGAAGTTTCCTAGAACGTCTTCACACGTTTTTCTGACATTTCGTGGTGCCAAGCCCAAACCAAGTTCTCCTAACTGGTACACTAGATATTAAAAATGACTTGACCTGGGAGATCATTATTCTATTGTTGGATGTACTTTTATTGAAATTGCTCTTAAAGATCCAAGTCAGCCATACTAAATAAGAAATTACATGAGGTCTTGATGTTTATGAAACTTCTCTGGCTGTTTTGCGTATATGCTTGAACTGCTATAGAGTAACTAGGAAGGTCATGTCTTATTTCTACTGCAAGGTAAGCAGGATGTGGTTAATTTCTTTTACAAGTgtcgaagaaacaattatgatgCTTCAGCAAAACCAATGTTTCTGCAACCACTTTTTATCCTCACACTGTTTGATCTGcgatcaatatggacttcatagACACACTTCCTAATGTTTAAAGGGAATGAAGTTGTTTAGGTCATATTTGATAAGCTCAGCAACTATGCTTTCTTGTCCCTCGCCCGTCCTTATACAGCACACCCACTAGCTCAAATATTCCTGGACAACATCTTTAGCTATATGGAATGCTTGCTGTTATTGTGAGCGGTAAAGATCCAATTTTCATCAGCTCAATCTGGAAAGAGTGTTTTTTCTGTTAGGAGTGCAACTACACACTTGAAAATATCATCCTCAGTCTGAAGCCAAACTGAGATCCTCAACAGGCATCTCATGGCTTATTTGATGTGTTTTTGTGTTTTTCTCCTCCTGACTGGGTTCGGTATTTTATTCTAGATGAATGATGGTAGAATACCACATCTCATTTCGCAATTCAGTTAACTTCTTTTGAAGTTCTATCTGGTCAACCTCCCCCCAAAGTCCAAACTCATTTGCCTTACTTGATTGGTGATTCTACTTTGGAGGTGCTCGATATTTCACTTACTCAAAGAGAGCTTAAGTTGCAATTAATTCTTACATTTCACTTGGTAAGGTGTCATCAAAGAATAAGGTAATTAGAAGATAATCACACATCCGATGGGCAATTTCATGTGGGagattttgtttgtttgtttttgtgtgtGTTTTCCTGAAGTAGCAGCACTATAGACAACTTTACCTTGTTCATAAACCTGTCCACAAACTCACTTTTAAATACTTTGGATCATATCATGTTGTTGCTGAAGGAGAAACAAGGGCCTACAATTAAGCTTCAACTTCCTCAACAGGTGCATAGAtgtcctctctctcttttttttttttttgtgtataaCTTAGTTGAAGGCCATTTTTTGCTCTCTCTGCTCATCTAATTATCCTCCTATGGTTGATTTAGCTCATCCACCTTTTCCCAACTACTGAGGCTGTCCTATACAGGAGAataatcaagaaaaggcaaaggcaGTGGGCCCACGTGTAACGACAAGGCCGGTCGTTTCGTGAGTTACAACCTCGTTCCCCATTTTTCTGCTTCATTTGTGTTCTTCAGCTGTATTATATCTTACCGGGtcagttggttcgggttcggagtggttttggagtaaattgagacatttagtctcttagGAGAGTTTAAGATGGAAAAGttgactggatgttgacttatgtgtaaacgatcttggatttgaattttgatggttccgttatctccgttaggtgattttggacttgggaacccgtctggaatgtgatttggaggcccgtggtagaattaggcttgaattggtgaaagttagaattttggcgattttggtcgACAGTgtaaattttgatatcggggtcggaatggaatttcgaaagttgggaataggttcgtggtgtcatttctgacgtgtgtgcaaaatttgaggtcattcggacgtgatttgataggttttggtgTCGTTTGCGGATTTTGGAAGTTTAgaggttcttaggcttgaatccgaggggtaatttggtgttttgatgttgttttgagtgattcgaaggttcgactaagttcgtatagggttatatgacttgttggcatgttgggttgaggtcccgggggcctcgggtgtgtttcgggtggttaacggatcaagttTGAAGTTTGGAGAATTGCTGAAGTTGGCCTGttgctggtgtaatcgcacctgcgagggtattgccgcaggtgcggaagtgtGTTGGATTGGGGAAGACCGTAGGTGCGACTGGTCGTACGCATCTGCGAGCCCGCAGCAGAGGGTAGTTGCCCGCAGAAGCGGGAGAGAGGAGGTCTGGCAGTGGCCGCATGTGCGAGGTCTTTTCTGCACCTGTGAGGTCGCGAAGCGGATAAGGAGTGCAGGTGTGGAGATGGGGATTTAAGTGgttttccgcagatgcggagattTTTGCGCACAAGCAGCACCGCAAAAGCGCATATTGAGCGGCAAGTGCGAAAAACCTAGGCAGAACCTATAAATAGAAGACTTTGCGAATTTTTGctcatttccaccattttcaCGAAGGTAAGTTGCTTGAGCTCTATTATCATTAGCTATGGTGTTTTCATGTTGATTTCCTACCTAATTAGTAGGATTATTGAAGTGAAATaagggggttagggcttggaattttggaGAGGATTATTTCGGTATTTGAGGGATCAAATGATGTCGAATTTTGATGAAATTGGTATGGgtagactcatgagtgaatgggctttctagttttgtgacttttgttggatttcgagatGCGGGTCGGGTTTaagttaatttcgggatttgagACGAATTTAGTAGTTTTCTGGTGGAATTGGTTCCTTTGACATATATTGATTGTGTTGTATTActtttggctagattcgggacgtttggaggccgattcgagaggcaaaggcatcgcagagtaggattttgctcggattgaggtaagtaacaatttAAATCTGGTCTTGAaggtatgaaacctcggacatTATGTCttgtgactattttggaggtgacataCATGTTAGGTGATGGACGTACGGGCGTGCATcgaggggattgtgacttggtccgtcccgtagaactgtaaagttgaacaacatgctgaggagattgtgacttggtccgtcccgtagaaATATAAAGTTGAACAACATGCTATTAGCTATATGCTCCCTATGTGTTATGAAAGATCGACTCtaaatcatgttagaaaccatgtttaggctatatgttggcATCGTTAGGTCCCGTAGGGGCCGCGTTACATGTTGAATTGCCTGTTAAAtgctatttgtactcagtcacagTTTTTACTCGTATATCATATCCCAGTCTCTATATTCTATCTGATACTTCATGTTATTGCTGTTTGGGCCGATTTTCCTGATTTCTGAGAGCGTAGaggctggagagattgatgactgaatgAGGTCGAatgcctgattgtgaggatattagtgggatcggactgcacgccgtaacatgttttattgatttatgaccgagtgaggtcgagggcctgattgatttgtGCCATAATTGGCTTGTTATgatgcttgggctgaaggagcccctctggagtcttcacacccctagtgagcgcatgtacctactgagtgcgagtgccgagtgattgtgaggaatgagtgactaGGAGGTTagagtgattgggaggactgagaGATGATTGCCTGAGAGGCAGTATATGATTACATTATTGATGCTCATAATTGCCTTATATCCATATtttgaaaactgttgaaagataTTCTTATCTGGTTTTACTTGAACTTGCCTGAAATAAATTGACTTGACTTGAATTATCGAAACTTAGGAAGCATGGCTATTTTCCTTTTTGAAATTATTGAAATGAACTAAAACTgtgtagctcgtcactatcttcagttccttatttattattattacttactgagttgacgtaCTCACGTTATTCCCTGCACCACGTGTGTGGATCCAGGAGCTGTTGGATGCAGAGGTTGTTGATAGTACTCGTAGCTGGTCATTGGAGATCGcgaggtagctgccggcgttcgcaaccctgctttcttcttccctatctatccttattttctgtattttttgATTCCAGACTATGTTACGTCTTGTTACTTTTGGGTCGGGTATGttagatactcatgactagtgacatcccgatgtcgggctttatTTCCGTACTTATGTTTTGGGGTTCACCCTGTTTTATGGCAAAGATTTCAGTTATTTTAAGTAGGTCTGCTTATCAGGCAGATTGagcggttatttactcttaacggtttggcttatcggttatcggcttttaaatatattaatttgctagccacccgataagatatcgggcgAATTGGTATCAGTTTAGCTCTTATCGGGTGGTTATCGGGCGATTTATCGGCCTAATTCAAAGTATGCTAAATTTGTTAGGAATCAATTCCCCGCAATAAGATTAAGAAGAAAATTGTTAGAACATATGATAAAAAGTTAAAGCAATGTTATACGGGATGAAAACTAAAGCTTCATGCTTAGATAAATGTGTCTAGAACCTACGTTTTGTTGGCTCATCTGAGGAAAATTCCTTGCAAACAACCTACGTTTTGTTGGCTCATCTAAGGAAAAATCCATGCAAACAAACTCATTTAACTTTTCCGTTGTTACTTTTTACTtagaaaaggaataaaatggtGGGAAGATTACGGCCCAATTCGAAATGAAACGTCAAATGATTTAGAGAAGGTACATTTGGAAAGAGAGCCAAACCTTAAACTCTAAAAAATTCCCGCAAAATTGTCTCAACTTTCGGCTACTTGGCGAGATGGAGACGGTGGCAATGGCGAGAGGGAGAGGGAGACGGTGGTGAGAGGACGAGATGGAGTATGCGTTAGGGTTTCTGTTCTGATTATTTAGGACCCGAAACGGGTCCGTTAAACCgttaacccgataccaataagccattaagcttcggTTTTCGGTTTCGGTTTGGTTTTGAACCCCTAATTTTAAGAGTTTTGGTTATTTCTGGTTATTGTTGAAAGCGTTTTGGTAATGTCAGCTGGCCTAGTATCATcgctaggcgccatcacgacgggtcgtgttttggatcgtgacaccaCACCTCATCAAATGAACAAAATTTCCTACAGATCCTGCAGCCTCTTGAAAAGTTGGTTTGAGTTATGAGCTTGTTTTCCTTCTTTCTTCCCTAAATGCAGATGGTATTTGCTAGGATGATTTTTGCAGGAGTTAGTTACTAGTCATTATGTGGCTTAGCTCCTTAACAATCGGTTACTATTACAATGTACACATACATTACATGTACAGGTACTTTTAAAGCTGCATTGTAGTAAGAAACTTCACAACCAGATTTTGACCTGCGTTCTTGTTGGTCTTATCTTGGAACCCTACTTCCCTGATAATTTCCCTTCAATTCTCAAGCTTAATTATGCATTAGTTGAATTTTGCATCATACAGAACCAGAAACTAAAACATGTTACTTAAAACTCTTGACGGCatttaaaggaaaagataaatgGACTCTTCATTAACAGTAAAAATTTACCCTTTAATATATATTCAAGGAAATACCTCTCTTAACCACTTACAATTTGAATAGAAGAATACTATCTCCTATGAAGTGATCACTTAATTTGATATATATCGGGCGCAGATAAGTATTTGCCCTCTATTAACCTACTGCCAGCAAAACCTTATTTTCCtacacatgtataaatgcatgtcAAATTTCTTTTCATTCATCCCATCTCCAAAGTGATTATCAATTTGCTGGTGTATTACTATTCCTATCTAATTTTAATGTTCTAATGCATTAAATAATCAAATTATTTCGTCAAGCTTTTAAGTAAATTTGTAAAATTGAATTTGTGTTCCTTGCATAAATAATGATAGCAAATTAACAATATTCTCTCCTCTTTTACTTGCAACCTACAGTATGTTGTTTTAGTCTTTTCTGGAACATTTGAAAAAGGTAGTCCCTgtctagattttttttttttaaaataacgaAAGAGTAATCCTATGGccgttaataataataataatactgaAATTCAGTATTTGTAACTGAGAATATTTCCTAAACTTTAATTTCAAATATTTTCAACTTCAACTGCACATTGTTCAAATGCCTACTTAATTTTGGGAAAACCTCAacaatttctttctttttcccaaaAGCGGGAAAAGGGAAAATCTTCACACAATGGGACAAACCCCAAATGGTGAGCCTGTCGCTCTTTTCCTCTCTAGGGCTCATAGTGAGTGGTAGCGCCTTGTTCGAAATCCATTCTTGAGTTTTTCTATCAAATCATTGAGGCAAGGtaattttgttgatatttttatgattttttgtcgTTCAAATCGGTATATATAATGCAaacaggggcggatttaggggggcgcAAGGGGTTACCCGAACCCCCTTtaccgaaaaattacactgtatatataagacaaaatctgttttttacctctatatattaagttttgaacccccttaacacaatccaaaagtgtagtttagtggtcaagggggttcaaaatctacataaggtcatgAGTTCAATTCCCACTAACCCTCTTCGTGGAGATTCTGCCTCCGCCACTGAATGCAAACATCAAAAAGAAAACTCAAGATCTCCGGTAATACAAGTAAAG
Proteins encoded in this window:
- the LOC104244149 gene encoding putative F-box/FBD/LRR-repeat protein At3g49480 isoform X3; protein product: MQVMMLLLKYSPNLEVLKLWSEDEFWSVNWKLHDPDESIVCLESHLKSIQLNGFKGQQNEIELLRFFLKNAQVLEKLTIVWDEYASKSEKASVEVLKFPRTSSHVFLTFRGAKPKPSSPNWRNKGLQLSFNFLNSSSTFSQLLRLSYTGE
- the LOC104244149 gene encoding putative F-box/FBD/LRR-repeat protein At3g49480 isoform X2, whose product is MQVMMLLLKYSPNLEVLKLWSEDEFWSVNWKLHDPDESIVCLESHLKSIQLNGFKGQQNEIELLRFFLKNAQVLEKLTIVWDEYASKSEKASVEVLKFPRTSSHVFLTFRGAKPKPSSPNWSCWMQRLLIVLVAGHWRSREWRLEGEFADA
- the LOC138872585 gene encoding putative F-box/FBD/LRR-repeat protein At5g62970; the encoded protein is MAIKSNVKIRVLLGNYLVRFVLIVDIYGIFDKVDIFRWIHATTRRNVQELLLEFCLDEPFELPYCVASCESLQVLKLNLSGDILKLPNHLGFCQLKLLHLENVELSDQQLTNCLFSKCHLLENLILHECSLGAMTLLDIASTSLIYVTFGTDYYNVESYGDCEVKICCPNLKFLKYKAPMPKDIIFENLFSIEDVRIVFTDRIRSLEETGILVHKMIKEVPSTSVLKLCKASFSVSLSL
- the LOC104244149 gene encoding putative F-box/FBD/LRR-repeat protein At3g49480 isoform X1, with protein sequence MQVMMLLLKYSPNLEVLKLWSEDEFWSVNWKLHDPDESIVCLESHLKSIQLNGFKGQQNEIELLRFFLKNAQVLEKLTIVWDEYASKSEKASVEVLKFPRTSSHVFLTFRGAKPKPSSPNWRNKGLQLSFNFLNRSCWMQRLLIVLVAGHWRSREWRLEGEFADA